A stretch of Pseudomonas sp. LRP2-20 DNA encodes these proteins:
- a CDS encoding response regulator, which translates to MKLLVVEDEALLRHHLHTRLGESGHVVEAVADAEEALYQSEHFHFDLAIVDLGLPGISGLELIGRLRSQGKAFPILILTARGNWQDKVEGLAAGADDYLVKPFQFEELEARLNALLRRSSGFTQSTIAAGPLVLDLNRKQATLGEQPLALTAYEYRILEYLMRHHQQVVAKDRLMEQLYPGDEERDPNVIEVLVGRLRRKLEGETGFKPIDTVRGLGYLFTERCR; encoded by the coding sequence ATGAAACTGCTGGTGGTCGAGGACGAAGCCCTGCTGCGGCACCACCTCCACACGCGCCTGGGCGAAAGTGGCCATGTGGTCGAAGCCGTGGCTGATGCTGAAGAAGCCCTGTACCAGTCCGAACACTTTCATTTCGACCTGGCCATCGTCGACCTTGGCCTGCCCGGCATCAGCGGGCTTGAGCTGATCGGCCGCCTGCGCAGCCAGGGCAAGGCGTTCCCCATCCTCATTCTTACTGCCCGCGGCAACTGGCAGGACAAGGTCGAAGGCCTGGCCGCCGGTGCCGACGACTATCTGGTCAAGCCGTTCCAGTTCGAAGAGCTCGAAGCGCGCCTGAACGCCTTGCTGCGCCGCTCCAGCGGTTTCACCCAGTCGACCATCGCCGCCGGCCCCCTGGTCCTGGACCTCAACCGCAAGCAGGCGACCCTGGGGGAGCAGCCGCTGGCGCTGACTGCCTACGAGTACCGCATCCTCGAATACCTCATGCGTCATCACCAGCAGGTGGTGGCCAAGGACCGGCTGATGGAACAGCTCTATCCCGGTGACGAGGAGCGCGACCCCAATGTCATCGAAGTGCTGGTCGGCCGCCTGCGCCGCAAGCTGGAAGGCGAGACCGGTTTCAAACCGATCGACACGGTACGCGGCCTGGGCTACCTGTTCACCGAGCGCTGCCGATGA
- a CDS encoding porin family protein, with protein sequence MKTFNSLLAAMAVCAAGMTTAQAADDNFASLTYGQTSDKVRKSGLLQRNTDHLNADGIIGKDDTWGVRLGKVNDQGRYYMTYDNVSGDHSGLKLRQENLLGSYDLFLPVGDTTKLFGGGSLGMTKLTQDSPGASRDTDYGYAVGLQAGVIQEITDNASMELGYRYLRTNAATEVGASGGPKEGTLRLTSSAQTYLAATYKF encoded by the coding sequence ATGAAAACCTTCAATTCCCTGCTCGCTGCCATGGCCGTGTGCGCCGCTGGCATGACCACCGCCCAGGCCGCCGATGACAACTTCGCCAGCCTGACCTACGGCCAGACCAGCGACAAGGTGCGCAAGTCTGGCTTGCTGCAGCGCAACACCGACCACCTGAACGCCGACGGCATCATCGGCAAGGACGATACCTGGGGCGTGCGCCTGGGCAAGGTCAACGACCAGGGGCGCTACTACATGACGTATGACAACGTTTCTGGCGACCACAGCGGCCTCAAGCTGCGCCAGGAAAACCTGCTTGGCAGCTACGACCTGTTCCTGCCGGTGGGCGACACCACCAAACTGTTCGGCGGTGGCAGCCTGGGCATGACCAAGCTGACCCAGGATTCGCCAGGGGCCAGCCGTGATACCGACTACGGTTATGCAGTGGGCCTGCAGGCCGGGGTGATTCAGGAAATCACCGATAATGCTTCGATGGAGCTGGGGTACCGTTACCTGCGCACCAATGCCGCCACTGAAGTGGGTGCCAGCGGCGGGCCGAAGGAAGGTACCCTGCGCCTGACCAGCAGTGCCCAAACTTACCTGGCCGCAACCTACAAGTTCTGA